The nucleotide sequence GCCTCATTTTTCAGCACCTTCGTAGCGAACTTCGGATTCAAAAGGACACTAGAAATTATGATTCTCGTGTGGTTTTGGTTCGCAAGTCCGCAAACGAACGCGCTGTAGAAATGATGCGGACTTGCGAACCACCACACGAGACGGCCTTATAGCAGGGCAATGACGGCGAACCAAAGGCGCAAGGCGGGCTTAGGTGCGCTGGTTAACCGCGGAAATCCTCATCCAGCAGGCCATACAGGCAGTGGTCCTGCCAGACCCCGTTGATGCAGAGGTAACGCCGTGCCAGCCCTTCGCGGGCAAAGCCGCATTTCTCGAGAACCCGGATCGAGGACTGATTGGTCGGGATGCAGGCGGCCTCGACGCGATGCAGGTTGAGCTCGCCGAACAGCGTCGGCAGCAGCACCCGGAGCGCCGCGGTCATATAGCCCTTGCCCGCATGAGGCTGGCCGATCCAGTATCCAAGGGTCCCCGCCTGCACGATCCCGCGCCGCACATTGGCAAGCGTGACCCCGCCCACCAGCGCTCCGTCGTCCTCGCGAATCACCAAGAAGGGATAGGCCCTATCCTCGGCGATATCCTCGGCGTAGCGCCGCAACCGGCGGCGGAATCCCGAGCGGGTCAGGTCATCGGATGGCCAGATCGGCTCCCATGGCGTGAGAAACGTCCGGCTGATCTCGCGCAGTTCGCTCCACTGCGGATAGTCGGGCATTTGCGGTGCGCGCAACAGAAGTCCGTGTCCGCGCGGGGCGAGCGCCGGAGCCGTCGTCGTGGGCAAGCGAAACAGGGCCATGCCGAAACCCTTCTTCCCTATCCGGATGCAGGCGATGCACCCACATACCTATTCTAGCATAATCTGCCGGCCAATCCGATCCGGCAAGCGGTGCGATTGAACACTACGACGGTCTCGAAAATACATAAGCGAGGCCCGTCAGCATCAGCGCAGCGACGGCAAGCGTGAGCGG is from Afipia massiliensis and encodes:
- a CDS encoding GNAT family N-acetyltransferase; amino-acid sequence: MALFRLPTTTAPALAPRGHGLLLRAPQMPDYPQWSELREISRTFLTPWEPIWPSDDLTRSGFRRRLRRYAEDIAEDRAYPFLVIREDDGALVGGVTLANVRRGIVQAGTLGYWIGQPHAGKGYMTAALRVLLPTLFGELNLHRVEAACIPTNQSSIRVLEKCGFAREGLARRYLCINGVWQDHCLYGLLDEDFRG